CAGACTGGCCGATTAACTTCAGGCATGATGATGCCGGGCTCCAGGGCACTGGCAAAACAGCTGGGAGTGAACCGCAAAACGGTGCAGCTGGTATATGAAGAACTGGAGTCTCAGGGCTGGCTGATATCAAAGCCGAGAAGTGGCACTTTCGTAGCGGATGTGCTGCCGGAGCAGGCATTATCGGCAGAAAATCAGCAATTAGTGCATACAGTTAAAGCGCCCCGTTCGTCATCTGCATTACTTGATAATCTGTATCAGTCGGCGCTGGTAGCGGAGGACAGACCTGGCCCCAACGATGGCATACCAGATGCCCGTTTGATTCCATATGAACTACTGTCCCGGGCTTATCGCCGGGCACTGGTGCAATCCAGCCGTGGTGCCTGTATGGGTTATGGTGATCCCCGTGGCAGCATAGAACTACGCCGTTCAATTCAGAATATGCTGACAATGGACCGGTTTATGAATGTCTCCACCGAACAGGTCTGTATTGTTCGGGGCAGTCAGATGGGAATTTACCTGGCATCGAGAATACTCAATCCGGACAAGGGCGTTATTGTATTAGAAAAGTTTTGCTATCCGCCGGCCATGGCAGCATTTGAATCGAACGGTTTTACGGTTGTGCGCTGTGAACTGGATCATCAGGGAATAGATACTGATGCCTTGCAGTCGATTCTTGAGAAGCATCAGGTAGCGGCTATCTATACAACGCCGCATCATCAATATCCTACAACCGTCAGCATGACAATGGAGCGACGTCTCAAGCTATTGCAGCTTTCAAAACTGCACAGGTTTGCGATCATCGAAGATGATTATGACCATGAGTTTCATTATGAAGGCCGGCCAATTCCACCACTTTCAAGTTTGCCTGATTCGGAAAATGTGATTCACATTGGTTCAATGTCTAAGGTTTTTGCGCCGGGACTCAGGCTTGGCTATCTGGTGGCGGATGAGGGGTTTGTCGACCGGGTTGCCCAGGAAATAATTCTCATCGACCGGCAGGGTAATACCATGACTGAACTGGCGGTTGCTGATCTGATGGCATCCGGTGATGTTAAAAAACATATACGTAAAACACGCAAGCTATATCAGTCGCGCCGGGATTTTGCGGCCAGTGAGTTCAAAAGAGTATTTGGCGACAGCATTTCTTTTATCTTGCCTGCCGGAGGAATGGCGTTATGGGTAAATGTTACAGCGCTAGTGGATGTGAACTCGCTTGATGCTTTTCAGCATCCAGATTCGAGTTTAGGGACTGTATTCAGTTGTGAGCAAACAGAGCTGACACATATTCGGTTTGGTTTTGGCGCATTAAACGAGCAGGAGATAAGCCTTTCAGTGGAAAAGCTATTTGCAGCATTGCATTAAGGCTTCATTGATCAGGGCTTAGCCGGTTAAGGCGATGTAGAAGAGTTAGATTAATGACTTTTACGATGTCTGTCAGACACGCTCAGACGAATTCAGGTAAACAAGCTGAACAAATATAGCGGGAACCTTCCCAGGTAGATTCCCGCTATACACTGATCAGTTACGAACGCCTTCAAGTTCCAGACGCAGCGCAATGTCGTCGCCAATCATTGGAGCACCGTACTTCATACCAAAATCACTGCGCTTGATGTTGCCAATAGCAGTAAATCCAGCTACTTGCTTACCATTGAACGGGTGTTCGCCAACATTATTTACCGTCAGATCCAGTTCTACCGCCTGAGTAACACCCAGTAAGGTTAGGTCGCCTTTCAGTTTTGCTGTTTCGCCATTAACTTGAGTGATTCCGGTGCTTTCGAAGGTCATTTCCGGAAATTCCAGAGTGTTAAAGAAGTCTGGAGAACGCAGGTGTTCGTCACGCTTTGCATGGAAGGTATCAATAGAGTCAGTTTTGATTACGATAGATACATTGGAGTTTTCAATATCATCCGCATCAAAGGTTAGCTTTCCTTCGAGATCGGCGAAACGGCCGGGCATATTGCTAAAGCCCAGGTGGTTTACATCAAACAGAACGAATGTGTGTGACATATCAATGTCATAGTTAACCGCTTCTGCTTGTGCCAGTGGCGCAGTCATTGCTACGGCCAGTAATGTTGAGCCGATCAGTTTTTTTAAAATCATTATATTTTCCTCTGCGGAATATAGTGGGGGGAGGTTAAATTCAGTAAGCCATACCGCTGGGTTCTGCCAGCATAACGGCGCTGCTAATCGCCAGCGGTAGCAGCACAACAGCAATGGCAGCCAGACTAATTGCACGGGTAACCGGTCCGTTGAACTGGTTAAGAAAATTAATTCGGGTCTGTATCTGGTCAATAAATAACAGGGGTAAAAGCAGTAACAGGGCAATACCGCTGGCTTTGGTGAAGAACAGCGTTTGTGCGAGTAATGCAACCAGTGAAGTGATGACAACTAACTGAGCGGCGGCGCCAAACCGGAAACGTCGGGTAGGCCAATTAAGTAACAGAAAGCCTCCGATGGCTGCACTCAATGCGAAAGCTGTTTGTCCCAGTAGAGCTGACGAGCCAATCACCGTAATAACCCCGAGGCCCATACTGACGAATAACAGTTTTAGTGGACCATCGATGTTTTTGTCTGCT
The DNA window shown above is from Aliamphritea ceti and carries:
- a CDS encoding YceI family protein; amino-acid sequence: MILKKLIGSTLLAVAMTAPLAQAEAVNYDIDMSHTFVLFDVNHLGFSNMPGRFADLEGKLTFDADDIENSNVSIVIKTDSIDTFHAKRDEHLRSPDFFNTLEFPEMTFESTGITQVNGETAKLKGDLTLLGVTQAVELDLTVNNVGEHPFNGKQVAGFTAIGNIKRSDFGMKYGAPMIGDDIALRLELEGVRN
- the pdxR gene encoding MocR-like pyridoxine biosynthesis transcription factor PdxR codes for the protein MLRPWQTQFWLEESSGQSFHAKLSNQLMKDIQTGRLTSGMMMPGSRALAKQLGVNRKTVQLVYEELESQGWLISKPRSGTFVADVLPEQALSAENQQLVHTVKAPRSSSALLDNLYQSALVAEDRPGPNDGIPDARLIPYELLSRAYRRALVQSSRGACMGYGDPRGSIELRRSIQNMLTMDRFMNVSTEQVCIVRGSQMGIYLASRILNPDKGVIVLEKFCYPPAMAAFESNGFTVVRCELDHQGIDTDALQSILEKHQVAAIYTTPHHQYPTTVSMTMERRLKLLQLSKLHRFAIIEDDYDHEFHYEGRPIPPLSSLPDSENVIHIGSMSKVFAPGLRLGYLVADEGFVDRVAQEIILIDRQGNTMTELAVADLMASGDVKKHIRKTRKLYQSRRDFAASEFKRVFGDSISFILPAGGMALWVNVTALVDVNSLDAFQHPDSSLGTVFSCEQTELTHIRFGFGALNEQEISLSVEKLFAALH